A stretch of DNA from candidate division TA06 bacterium:
CCTTGATGTGTTCCATGATAGGCCGAGTCTTCTTCGCCGAAAATCTCACATATCTTGCTACAGCGCGTCCTTCCATGTTCAACCCTTATACCTTCTCACCTTTGTGGTCTTCTCCTTCTTCATGCCCGCATGTTTTCTGAACACTCTTGATGGAGCGAACTCGCCAAGCTTGTGCCCCACCATATTCTCTGTGATGAACACAGGCAGGAACTGTTTTCCGTTGTGAACCGCCAGGGTATGCCCGACGAATTCAGGAGAGATGGTTGACCGTCTGGA
This window harbors:
- the rpsS gene encoding 30S ribosomal protein S19; this encodes MARSVKKGPYIDEKLLARIRDMNNMGQRMVQKTWSRRSTISPEFVGHTLAVHNGKQFLPVFITENMVGHKLGEFAPSRVFRKHAGMKKEKTTKVRRYKG